The DNA region ATAGCCCTTCTCTGCCCATTCCTTCTCACTTGGTTTGGCATCTTCGGGAACTTCCCATTGGGTATCGGCATAAGGCAATCCCAGTTCTTTGTAGCGTTCATCCTTCGTCACCCAATAAAGCTCCAGAGGCAAACTTCCGAACATATTCAGATCGACATGATTCTTGATGGGCAACAACTCCTTTTCGGTAGTAAACAGATGCTCAAATCTGGCTTGCAAAAGTTTGATGAGCGCTTTGTCTTTGGCCGCCGCCGCATATTTAAGAGAACCGTTCCAATAGAAGGTTTCAGGATAACCAATCCATTTTCCGGCATGCAATGCATGTTTCTCGGTTACAAAACGGTAGGCAATACGTCTGCCGATTTCATCGGGAGTATACCCTTCGGGAAAATTCTTCAGAAGACTAGTCTGAGCGATTAGCAACTGGAAAGATGATAATAAAAATAATAATGCGAATACTTTCTTGTACATAACAATTTGAATTCTATCTATTAAACATTACAATAATTTACTTTCTCTGGAATATCCGTTGATATTACTTCACTTTCAATAGTTTCTTGGTGTCGTCGCACACGGCTACCGCCACTTTGGAGTCTGCACAGCCGTAATAAAGATATAACTTCTTCTTATAATAGGCCAATCCTTCGATAAACACGGTTCCGTCCTTATACTGCCCACTCTTCTCAAAAGAAGCTTCGGGCATGAAAAAAGGCTTGTCTAAACGCCCCAATACTTTATAAGGATCTTTGGAATCAAGCAGGAGCTGACCAGCACAATAAGCACCTGCCGGATAATTTGCATCGCCTCTCTTTTTATCATTCTTACCATTATACATCAATACGATGCCTTGTTTGGTACGAATAGCAGGAGGACCACATTCAGTCATCTGGCTGTCGAAGTATCCGTTACGCGGCCTGGCTATTTTCAACAATTCGTTGTTCTCATCCAGCACAGGATACCAGTCTGTAAGATTGTCGGAAGTAGCTGCATGCACGGCATATTCTCCCCAATACATGAAGTACTTACCATCTACTTTATCGATAACCAGTTTCCCACCTTTCACCTTGGTAAGCATAGAGGCTGACTTGGTAGCAATTCTGGCGAAACGCCCGTCATACGCTTTTTCAAAAGCAAGACCGTGCTTGGTCCAGTTCTTC from Bacteroides sp. MSB163 includes:
- a CDS encoding glycoside hydrolase family 130 protein; its protein translation is MKLKLIVGLIGVLSLSSFSTLPSSDDTDKKEQENWVIGPFHRPEGVNPVLTPQPTSFYCPMCKEQVKWEESDIFNPAATVKDGKIVVLYRAEDNSAQGIGKRTSRIGYAESVDGVTMKRFDSPVLFPGGDEFESIECPGGCEDPRVAMTEDGLYVMLYTAWNRKTPRLAVATSRDLKNWTKHGLAFEKAYDGRFARIATKSASMLTKVKGGKLVIDKVDGKYFMYWGEYAVHAATSDNLTDWYPVLDENNELLKIARPRNGYFDSQMTECGPPAIRTKQGIVLMYNGKNDKKRGDANYPAGAYCAGQLLLDSKDPYKVLGRLDKPFFMPEASFEKSGQYKDGTVFIEGLAYYKKKLYLYYGCADSKVAVAVCDDTKKLLKVK